Proteins encoded in a region of the Nocardia asteroides genome:
- a CDS encoding HypC/HybG/HupF family hydrogenase formation chaperone — protein MCLAVPGKVLSLHERDGTLMSVVDFGGLHKDVCLQYIPDAAVGDYVVVHVGFAIQRLDEESALRTLAEFEHLGVLNEEFGDGFEIAAKQAGVDNPAAEPPREQPEATS, from the coding sequence ATGTGTCTTGCGGTACCAGGCAAAGTACTCAGCCTGCACGAGCGGGACGGCACGTTGATGTCGGTCGTCGACTTCGGCGGCCTGCACAAGGACGTGTGCCTGCAATACATCCCGGACGCGGCGGTCGGTGACTACGTCGTGGTCCACGTCGGCTTCGCGATCCAGCGGTTGGACGAGGAGTCCGCGTTGCGGACCCTGGCCGAGTTCGAGCACCTCGGCGTACTGAACGAGGAATTCGGCGACGGCTTCGAGATCGCCGCCAAGCAGGCGGGTGTGGACAACCCCGCCGCCGAACCACCACGTGAGCAACCGGAGGCGACGTCATGA